A stretch of Lathyrus oleraceus cultivar Zhongwan6 chromosome 6, CAAS_Psat_ZW6_1.0, whole genome shotgun sequence DNA encodes these proteins:
- the LOC127098051 gene encoding uncharacterized protein LOC127098051 codes for MVSFRENGNDIFSEHASNEGDDVSPRIGHEYQAEIPSLLKKSEQHSYRMDPANSEALHDKSFSFAIGLEDREHEELGYHEDIDSGKLGKSENHKLALGRSSSTWSDADTKSFILGLFIFGKNFIQIERFLENKGMGEILSFYYGMFYKTDGYRRWSECRKLKGRKCMIGKKLFTGLRQHELLSRLNPHVSEESQDTMLQVSKSYAEGKTSLEEYISSLKSAVGLRVLVEAVGIGNEKGDLTRFGMEPAKKNRALPAQTCKDLSSLGPSEIIQSLTGGFRLSKTKSNDLFWEAVWPRLLARGWHSEQPKNRGYLTSEDYLVFLIPGIDKFSRRKLVKGDHYFDSVSDVLSKVVAEPNILVLKEEENAKVGSYNEDEPIKESNEDDLSDDHRQCYLKPRCSTYNKDHTQFMVVDTSLVHRGKPSDLRELKSNPVNSVPRVEVNAAGKKYKGYKYMRKVKHNKDMSESIKQNLTKLTAIDTNRLSDGKLLKLKVKLKCPPVELEDASTMTNGLLRESNQGSPTDYSPSMAEANMLIYGKRKINKTGSLRGVSNSGATSKKGACDNLVNDANKMLQSQKNQNTSVFDNNPLNKIRKHQFNRKVRSGDSNHAAVPIKRRRLAACVKAEKSRIIENSSGGLGSEKTRFSRSSSFPDSNKNVCEPVGLQQNGSSTASSAVRSVEKNTEKNILYESYQCRSVSCVKVEKCESFTFNVPQVPSNSENNKTMAMEEEGEQDQKAKGPCLTSSTHKVVEELLRTPCHVDSLEQHPGKNPRRQSTRTRPLTVRALECIANEFLHVQKRQKKKNSQMHQDPFNPCRKARTRGKTMISRNCLDNGNAVLVQEEKHLNGDGSVS; via the exons ATGGTGTCCTTTAGGGAGAATGGTAATGATATCTTCTCCGAGCATGCGTCCAATGAAGGTGATGATGTGAGTCCTAGAATAGGTCATGAATACCAGGCGGAAATTCCTTCATTACTTAAGAAATCAGAGCAGCATTCATATCGAATGGATCCTGCAAATTCTGAGGCATTGCATGATAAATCCTTTTCCTTTGCAATTGGTTTAGAGGATAGGGAACATGAGGAGTTGGGATATCATGAGGATATTGATTCAGGTAAATTGGGCAAAAGTGAAAATCATAAGCTGGCCCTTGGAAGATCGAGTAGCACCTGGAGTGATGCTGATACAAAAAGTTTTATACTTGGTTTGTTTATTTTCGGGAAGAACTTTATTCAGATAGAAAGATTCTTGGAGAACAAAGGGATGGGAGAAATACTTTCTTTTTACTACGGAATGTTTTACAAAACGGATGGATATCGTAGATGGTCGGAGTGCAGGAAGTTAAAAGGAAGAAAATGTATGATTGGAAAGAAACTTTTTACCGGGCTGAGGCAACATGAACTATTGTCTCGCTTGAATCCCCATGTGTCTGAAGAATCTCAAGATACTATGTTACAG GTTTCTAAATCTTATGCGGAGGGAAAAACTTCTCTAGAAGaatacatatcttctttgaaGTCGGCTGTTGGACTCCGCGTTCTTGTGGAAGCAGTAGGTATTGGTAACGAGAAGGGAGACCTGACTAGGTTTGGTATGGAACCTGCGAAGAAGAATCGTGCTCTTCCAGCGCAAACATGCAAAGATTTGTCTTCTCTTGGACCCAGCGAAATAATACAATCTCTGACAGGAGGATTCAGGCTGAGCAAAACCAAAAGTAATGATCTTTTCTGGGAAGCTGTATGGCCCCGCTTATTGGCAAGAGGTTGGCACTCCGAGCAACCAAAGAATCGAGGCTATCTTACCTCCGAAGATTATCTGGTTTTTCTTATTCCCGGCATTGACAAGTTTTCAAGGAGGAAACTTGTGAAAGGTGATCATTACTTTGATTCTGTTAGTGATGTCTTGAGCAAAGTAGTGGCTGAACCGAATATTCTCGTTCTCAAAGAAGAAGAAAATGCTAAAGTTGGCAGCTACAATGAGGACGAGCCGATAAAGGAATCAAATGAAGATGATTTATCAGACGATCATCGTCAATGTTACCTCAAGCCCCGATGTTCTACCTACAATAAAGATCATACCCAATTCATGGTTGTTGATACCAGTTTGGTACATCGGGGAAAGCCATCCGATTTAAGGGAATTGAAATCTAATCCTGTTAATTCAGTACCTAGAGTTGAAGTAAATGCTGCTGGTAAAAAATATAAAGGGTACAAATATATGAGGAAAGTGAAACATAACAAGGATATGTCTGAAAGCATTAAACAAAATTTGACAAAGTTGACAGCTATTGATACAAATAGACTTTCTGATGGAAAACTATTGAAGCTGAAAGTTAAACTGAAATGTCCGCCAGTTGAATTAGAAGATGCTTCTACGATGACTAATGGTCTTTTGAGAGAAAGTAACCAAGGCTCTCCAACAGATTATTCACCGAGCATGGCGGAAGCTAATATGCTGATATATGGCAAAAGGAAAATCAATAAAACTGGTAGTCTCAGAGGTGTATCTAACAGTGGTGCTACCAGTAAAAAAGGCGCATGTGATAATCTTGTTAATGATGCAAACAAGATGCTCCAAAGCCAGAAAAATCAGAACACCAGTGTATTTGATAATAATCCACTTAACAAGATCAGAAAGCATCAATTCAACCGGAAAGTAAGATCCGGTGATTCTAATCATGCAGCTGTTCCTATTAAAAGGAGGAGATTGGCTGCTTGTGTCAAGGCTGAGAAAAGCCGCATCATTGAAAATTCTTCAGGAGGTTTGGGATCAGAAAAAACAAGATTCTCCCGGTCTTCTAGCTTTCCAGATTCCAACAAAAATGTGTGTGAGCCAGTTGGTCTTCAGCAGAATGGGAGTTCAACTGCTTCTTCAGCAGTCCGAAGTGTGGAAAAGAATACTGAGAAGAACATTCTCTATGAAAGTTATCAATGCAGGAGTGTTTCTTGTGTTAAAGTTGAGAAATGTGAATCTTTCACCTTCAACGTACCACAGGTTCCGTCAAATTCTGAAAATAACAAAACCATGGCAATGGAGGAGGAAGGTGAGCAAGACCAAAAGGCAAAAGGTCCATGTCTAACATCTTCTACTCATAAAGTAGTTGAGGAGCTTCTTAGAACCCCTTGCCATGTTGATTCTTTGGAACAGCATCCTGGTAAGAATCCCAGGAGACAGAGCACGAGAACCCGACCATTGACAGTTAGAGCATTGGAATGTATAGCAAATGAATTCTTGCATGTGCAAAAGAGACAGAAAAAGAAAAACAGCCAGATGCACCAAGATCCTTTCAATCCTTGTCGCAAGGCTCGTACAAGAGGCAAAACAATGATAAGTCGTAATTGCTTAGATAATGGGAATGCAGTTTTAGTACAAGAGGAAAAGCATTTGAATGGAGATGGCAGTGTTAGCTAA